The Phormidium sp. PBR-2020 DNA segment AGTCACTGCAAGATCCTGAGGCATTCTAGCAAAGACTGACCCGCCAGTTAAGCTTGAACCGGCTTGATGGGTAAACGCATCTCAAAGGCCGTTCCCTCCCCAGGGGTTGACGAAAAACTTAACTGTCCATGATGGTTATCGACGATAATTTGATGGCTAATGGCTAACCCTAAGCCAGTTCCTTTCCCCGCTGGCTTGGTGGTAAAGAAATTCTCAAAAATCCGGTTCTGAATCGTCTCGGGTATTCCCGGCCCATTGTCTTCAATGATAATGGAGACCCAATTCTCATCAATTTGCTGGGTCGTTAAAGTGATAATTGGCTCCTTGCCAAGTTGTTTCACCTCCTCCACCGCATCGATCGCATTGCTAAGCAAATTCATAAATACCTGATTTAACTGCCCTGAAGCACAATAAACTGGAGGAATATGTCCATAATGCTTTTCCAGGGTAATTCCTGTCTTTAAGCGGTTGTTTAAAATTAGAAGTGTATTTTCAAGATGGGTTTCTAAATTTGTATTTTCATAGCGATCTTCTCCCATGTGAGAAAAGCTGTGTAAACTCCCCACAATTTTCGTCAAGCGTTCCGCACTTTCGCGAACGGTTTGCAAAATCTTCGGTAAATCGTCCTTCAAAAACTCAAATTCTAGGTCTTCCTTGAGTTCCTGAACCTCCTCAGCCACCGCGCCTTCAGCCTCATAAGCCTCCACCAACTCCAGTAAATCCTGAAAATAGTTCTGGAGAAAGTTCATATTCCCATTGATGCAGTTCACTGGATTACGAAACTCATGGGCCACTCCCGCCACCATACGTCCTAAACTGGACATTTTTTCCGTCTGCATCATCTGCTGACGAGTTTGTTCATGTAATAACTGAGTGGTCAGTTGATGAATATGAGATTGAGCCACCAAAAGCTGATGAACATCGAGTAAATGATACTCTCCTGAATCAACTTCGACTAAAATTGGCTCGTAGAGTAAATCTGGGGGACGTTGTAGAGACCGCCGCGCCGCCATGACAATCAAGGTGTGGCTAGGATAACAAAATACTTCTCGCTCGGCAAAGTAATAGAGAGAGGCGATGGGACGACGGGAAAACAACTCTATACTATAAATCTGACTCATGTGTTCGAGGAGTCTCCGCCGCGATAACACCCCCACAAATTCCTGGTTCTGAGTCAGAATCACCCCCGGAAGTAGGGGATTTTGGTTGAAAATCTCCATCACCTCCTCCCCCCGACAGGAGACGGGAACATTGCATTGATGTAACTCCAGCTCATCTAAGGTTGAGTCTAAGCTAAGATGTGCAACCGGAGTTTCTTCCGGGAGTTGCGGTTGGGAGATGGACTGTAGAAGGACAGACATGGCGGTTTCAGATTATTAAAGATTGGCTAATGTTAGTTTGAATACAGACTTAGTTGCATCCTAACTGATTTCACCGCCAATCTTCCGGGCGATCGCCAAATCTTTACGAGGGTAAAACTGGGTTTAACATAACATTAACCCGGCGTTAACAAAACCTAAGAACCCGCCTCCACTTTTGTCCTCGTTAAAAACTCCCGCAACCGCCATAAACTCAGAGTTTGCCCAAGATTCAACGGCAATACAGACACCCCTTCCAAGCGCGATTGCACCCAACCCTCGCCCCAATACCATTCATGAAATCCGTCAATTCCCTGACTGAGAATCATCCGTAAACAATGGTCATTCGCCACCTCAACCCGATGTTGAATCGTAATCGGGCCGAGGGAACTGGTGAACGTTAAATCCGAATGAAGTTTTGGCGGCAGTCCCGTCGAGAGTTGCTGGGGGGCCAGCCACTTCTGAATCTGACCCGGTTCCAATAAACTCTGGCCGATCGCCTCGGCTGACGCATCCACCTCAATTCGTAACTGACTCTGTTGGAAGCTTCCAAACATACTAACCCTATGTCTTGCGAGCGGCATCAAACCATATCCCCCCTATTATCTCTCATCCAGACCTCCGTGGGGGGTCAATCCTCCCCCAAGACGCGATCGCCCCCGTCCGAGTGCCAGGAATCATTACAATAAGTGAAGTTCATCAATCCAGACTTTCATGGCAGACCAGCTTATTCGCGCAACCGCAGCCAATGGTGGCATTCGCTGCGTCGGGGTCATCACCACCCGACTCACAGAAGAAGCCCGACAACGCCATCAACTCTCCTACGTCGCCACCGCTGCACTCGGTCGAACCATGAGTGCCGGCCTACTCCTCGCCTCCAACATGAAAAACCCCGACTCCCGCGTCAACTTGCGGGTGAAAGGAGACGGTCCCCTCGGGGGGATTCTCGTCGATGCCGGGATGGATGGAACCGTACGCGGCTACGTCAATAATCCCGACGTCGAACTGCCCCCCAACCCCCGAGGAAAACTCGACGTGGGCCAAGCCGTCGGTTCCAATGGCTTTCTCTACGTCATCCGCGACATCGGCTATGGCTACCCCTACTCCAGTACCGTTGAACTGATGTCTGGAGAAATCGGCGACGATGTCACCCACTATCTCGGAACCTCCGAACAAACCCCCTCAGCCCTAGTTCTCGGGGTCTTCGTAGGGTCAGAAGGGGTCACTGCTGCCGGGGGATTGCTGCTGCAAGTCCTCCCCAAAGCCGCCCGCGACGATGCCCTCATCGCCACCCTGGAATCCAGATTAGCGGGCCTCTCGGGCTTTACGCCCTTACTGAAACAGAAAAAAACCCTCAACGCCATTTTCGAGACACTCCTGGGGGATTTAGACCTGAAAATCCTCCCCGGCGTGCAGATGTTGCGCTTCCACTGCGGCTGTTCCTGGGATCGGATGCTGGGCGCTCTCAAACTTCTGGGGGTCAGTGAGTTGGAGGATATGATTGACAAAGATGGTGGGGCCGAGGCCACCTGTGAATTTTGTAAAGAGGTCTATAACGCCGATGTCAACGACTTACAACGGCTCATCGATGATTTAGCCCAATCGTCCTCAGCCCGTTAAAAGAGGTTCCAAGAGAGGATTTGGGGGGATTTCCCCCCAAGCCTCAACCAACCTCACTCTTCAATATCTTGAATTTGCGTGGCCACCCGTTCACTAAACTCGGCATCCGTGTCAGCCAGGGTTAACAATTGCAAGTATTCCGGGGGAGTCAATCCCGTCTCTTGGATAATCTCGATCGCCGCCGCTTCCAATTCCTGTTCGAGTTGGTTGTACTCTTCAGCGGTTTCGGCTTGTTGCAGTTCCTCACTGCGGCCACTAATGAGATCCACAATCCCCATATAGGCGTTGGCGAACTGACTCACCTTTTCCGAGGAAATCGCCCCCGAGTCAGTAATTTCAGAGATACCCAAATTCGGCATTTCAGTCGCAGCGGGGGCTTCATCGGCCCAGGCTAATCCCGGAACCAGGAACATCAGTAGCCCCCAACAGATGGCGATCGCCCCGATCAGTCCTTGTCTACTCATCAATTGCATAAAGTCATCCTTAGTATCGTTATCCCTTCAGTATACTGGCGTGGCTTGAATCGATGCGATCGCCCCCTCAACCCAAACGATACTGACGGAACAGATCACCAGCCACCCGATGCAACAAACTATGGCGATACGTCAGCGCCGCAAAATCCGTACTATAGCCCCCACCAATCACACAGGCCACCGGATACCCCGCCCCCAAACACGTCCCCAACACCTGCATCTCCCGGCGAAAAATCCCCGTATCTGTCAACGCCAACTTCCCCAGGCGATCGCCCAAATGCGGGTCCACCCCAGCATCATACAGCACCAAATCCGGCTTCACCTGAGACAACAGATCCGGCAAATACTCAGCCAACGTTTGTAAATACTCATCATCCTCCATCCCCTCCCGCAGCGACACATCCAAATCACTCACTTGCTTACGACTCGGGAAATTCGCCCCACAGTGCATCGAGAACGTAAACACCGTCTCATCCCCCTGGAACATCACCGCCGTTCCATCCCCCTGATGCACATCCAAATCCACAATCAACACCCGCCGCGCCAATCCCCGCTTCTGCACAAACCGGGCCGCGATCGCCAAATCATTAAAAATACAAAATCCCGAACCAAACCCTGGAAACGCATGATGAGTTCCCCCCACCGTATTACAAGCTAACCCTGTCTCCAGAGCCAACTGAGCCGTCAACAGCGTTCCCCCCACCGCCAAACAGGTGCGTCGCGCCAATTCTGCACTCCAAGGAAGTCCAATCCGCCGTTGCGCCTTCTCCGGGAGGGTTCCCGTCAAATAGCCTTCCACATACTCCCCCTCATGGAGCCATTCCAACACCTCCCGAGGCGGTAAACTGGGAACGTGAACCTGATCCGGCGTGACGATTCCCTGGCGCAACAGATAGCTGTAGAGTTGCGAGAACTTCTGCATCGGGAAACGATGGCCCGGCGGCAGGGGGGCCACATAATCAGGATGATGCACAATCGGTAACACCATAAACGAGCCTTAACGGGTATTCCGGGAAAAATTTGTAAGATACAGATAGATAATTATCCCAAATTTTCACAAGCGAGATATCCCTATGGACTCCAAACTGACCTGGCAATACGGCAGCGAACATCCTGAGAATAGCGCCAATCTCGATGCCATTCGTCAATGGTGGTCAAAACTCAGTGGTAAAAGCATTCTCTGGCAACAACGCATCGTTCCCGACGGCGAGGAGGTGGGCCAACTCGACTGGGAACCCCAGCGGTTTGACGAACGCTTTGCCATGGCCGAACCGGAACTGAAAGGCATCACGGTATACTGGCGCAAACCCGACGAAGAGGCCCCCCGCAACATTACCGCCGGAACCCTAGAACTCGAAACTCGACAGCAGCAACTGTTTGTTTATCCCAAATCTCGCCCCAACGTTGCCATTCGGGTCAGTTTACCCCAAGTTAAGTTTGAGACCGTGGAACTGACTCAGCCCGAGGTTCAATGTGTGGTTAATAATGAGAAGGGCCTGCTCGTCTTCCGGGACAAACCTCAATTACTCGAAGTCAAAATTAAACTCGATGCAGCGGCGATCGCCCGCATGAAAGAACAACTCAGCAGTGACGAGTAAATCCCGATGGGCGATCCATCCCTTGCGATCGCCCAATCCATTCGGCAATATCATCCCAGTTAACACTCAAACATCATGCTTTTATCTTTGTCCGAAAAAGAACGAGAAATTGTAGAGAAATTACGTAAAATCCCTCCAGATAATCTCCATAAAATCGAAAATTTCATAGATTTCTTGAGTCTTCGTTATCAAGATAGACAGCTTGTGGAAGCCAGTAAGAGGCTCTCCAACCCAGCTTTTCAGGACGTCTGGGATAACGATGAGGATGCCAGTTATGACGAGCCGTGACTCTCAGTCTTCAATCACTCCCAACACCTCATCCACCGTTAACCGTAACTCCGGAAAAACCCCTGACACCAACCTATCCCCCCGCCTAAACTGCCGTAACTGATACTCCCCCTCCAGCAAACTCGCGATCGTAATCGTCGGTTGCTTCGGCGTTCCGATATATCGCACCCCACCCAAGGCCCGATAACCTACCAGCCAATACTCCTGAATCCCCATCGCCTCATACTCAATCAGTTTATGGCCATAATCATCCCGCCAATTCGTGCTAACCACCTCAACCACTAACGGAACCGTCGCCCCCGACTCAATCACAGAAGCCGTCTTCCAGAGAGGTTCCTGACGCAATTGACGGCGATCGCACACCGCCACATGACGACCCCATCAAATTCATCTTGGAATTCTACGGGGGGATTGACGGTCATAGTCTCTGTATTGGGTTGGCAATGGTTGAGTTGCTAAGGGTTGACTATTGACTATTTACATTTTATGTGATAAGATAATCTCTGTTTACATACATTCAAAAATATATTCCCACTAACTAAACAGTTTTATGAAAAATTGGCAAAGAATTCTTGAGAGTATTCCCGATGGAACTGCCGAACAAGACTTTGAAGATCGCTTTGTTATCCCTTTTCTAGAAGAAGTTGGATTTGATGGAGATCGCAGAACCCGAGATAGAAGCCGTCAATTTACCGGGTATTATAACAATAAAAGTTATCGGGTTAAACCTGATTTTGTATGTTGGTCTGGGGTTCCAGAAGCCGAAAACTCACATCCATATTTAGTTGTTGAGAATAAGGCAGTAAATTCGGAGTATTGGCGCGATGCAGTCGATAAAATTAAAAAATCTCTTCAGGTCGTCGCAACTCCATCGATGTCGGGTCAAACGGTGAGCAAATCTGCTCAATTTGGGATAGCAACGAATGGCATCTATTTACAATTATTTCAAAGGCATGGTAAGATATCGGTTCCTCGAACACCTCGGTTTGAACTCAGAAAAACTCCGATTAATCAAATTATAGAAGAAATCAGGAAAAATTTAGATTCCCCTCGAAGAGCTTTAACCGTAATGTGCTGGAACAACAAAGGTGGGGTTGGCAAAACAACTATTACCACTCACCTAAGTTCCGCACTTTCTGTTCGTAAAAATATTCAAGTTTTAGTTCTAAATTTTGACTTGCAGGCGGATCTCAATAGTCTTTTTAATATATCTCGCATGAGTGATTATCATTCCAAGGCAAAACTCTATTTATACGATGCGCTTTGCGATGTTGGAACTGGAAATTATGAGCACATTGATGATTACCCCAAAATGGTTGTTTCTAAGACTTACAAACAGGCTAGTATTAATGTTATACCTGGGGAACTTTCGATGTTTGAAGTTGAAGCTGGTGAGTGGAATAATCGCGTCGACTCTCTAAGAATGTTATTAGAAAAAGCTGGCTTTTATCAGGACTATGATTATATTTTTATTGATGCTTCGCCATCTTGGCGAGGTATGGGCGAATTAGCAGCTGTAGCTTCCGATATTATTCTTCCTATAATAGATAATTCTGATTTTTCCATCGAGGCAGTGAAACGGCTTAAATCAATTTATTTAAGTTTTCGGAATAAGGGAAAATGGAATATAAGACGTTCTCCAAAGCCTCCAACGATTGAAGGTTATATTTTAAACTCTCGCTCTAGAGGATCTGAGACTGAAGAGGCTTTTTTTGCAAATACTGAGCGGAAACTTGAAAGAGAAAATTTAGATGAGCCTGTATTAGCTCGAATCAAAAACCTTGCTAAATTGCAGGAAATTCAGACATCGATTGTAAAAACTTACTATAATGCTAAATCAAGCTGGGATAAACTTTCTGAATTGGAAAAACTTGAAGAATCAAAATCAAACAGTATCCCTAGATTGTTTATTAAGATAGCAAATGATATTTTCTAAAGTGTTGTGAATCAAAATATTTTAAACTTGTTGAGTTCTAGGTGGCAAAATGTCTATTGATGAAGAAGGAAAACTGATTCAGACGGCAATTAAAAATATTCATGTATCCAAATCATTGAATCCCCAAGAAAAAGCGATTGCAGAAAGTCTTGCAAAAAGCATCTCTCAAACTCGGAGAAATTGGATACCCATTTACGTCAAAGAGCTTGAGACTCATAGTTACGATTTGATAGAAAATCAAATCATTTTGGAAGCTTCAAGACTTGCAGGCTTGAAAATTGTTCACTGCATTCAAATAGATGAAAATCCAGAAACCAAGAAACAAATAAAAGTGTTTCAAGACTCACTATTTTTGTTGTCAGCAGAAAATGGTAAAAATCATATTTGTAAGTCTGAGGTATCTGAAGACAGAAAAGAAAAGATTTTTATCAATAGAGAACCCGAAGAAAGTTTACGTCGAGAATTAAGGTCTATAAAAGGTATTGGACCGAAAACTATCAACAAAATCTTGGAAAATAGACCGTTTGACTCCGAAGAAAATTTTTTAACGAGAATCGATCAAGCATCACGTTTTTATGAAAACCTAAAAAAAAGATATGAAATAGAATATGCATAAAAATATGCAGCGGCGATCGCCCGCCTGAAAAAACAACTCAGCAGTGACGAGTAAATCCCGATGGGCGATCCATCCCTTGCGATCGCCCAGCCACGGCGAAAAATTACCAGTGTAGGGGCGAAAAATTTTTCGCCCCTACTGAGGGGATTCTTCAATCACTCCCAACACCTCATCCACCGTTAACCGTAACTCCGGAAAAACCCCTGACACCAACCTATCCCCCCGCCTAAACTGTTGTAACTGATACTCCCCCTCCAGCAAACTCGCGATCGTAATCGTCGGTTGCTTCGGCCTTCCGATATATCGCACCCCACCCAAGGCCCGATAATCCACCAGCCAATACTCCTGAATCCCCATCGCCTCATACTCAATCAGTTTATGGCCATAATCATCCCGCCAATTCGTGCTAACCACCTCAACCACTAAGGGAACCGTCGCCCCCGACTCAATCACAGAAGCCGTCTTCCAGAGAGATTCCTGACGCAATTGACGGCGATCGCACACCGCCACATCCGGCTGATATCCCGATCGCGGCGCTTGCGGTTTCAACAAACAGGCCCGGGGAATCGTATACGGAAGTCCCCCCCGACGAATCGCCACATTAAACTCCGCCAGCAAAAACCCCGCAATCTCCTCATGAGGCCCTGTCGGTAACACCGCAATCACTTCCCCTTCAATTAGTTCATAGCGCCGGCCATCGTCAGGATACTGCGCCAGAAACGCCTCAAACTCTAGCGGTTGAGTTTGTACAGCCACCATCGTCCTTATCTACCCCTCAACGAATCATCTCGACACCAAACCTCATACATGGCCCAAATCGCCATCGCCCGTAGATAATGTCCCGCACGGAACGTCCGGGCCGCCGTAATCGCCTCAGGTGTGCGAAACTGAAGTCCTCCCTCATAAATTTGTCGCACCACCGCCTCCGTCATCATTAGCGCCTCCGTCTTCAACCCCATCAGAACCAAAAACGCCCCAATCCCGAAGTTAATCCCCGTCCAAACTTCCAGCGGGTGCGTCGCCTGGGGATCTTCCGGGGAACCATCCAACATCACCCCATTAGCGGCCCCAATCGGCGTCTCTAAGCCTTGATTAAACTGGACAAAACAACTCTCATACACCGTTTTCAGAGCCAAGTCCGCACAATTGCGCGGCACAATGTCCTCCAACCCCAACAGTTGCGCATAAAACTGGCCACAAAGTTGATCCGCCATCACCACCTCTGAACCACTCTCACTATCAAGACGATAATAGCGACCATTCCAGAGCGTATTGTGATAGCGGGGTTTCGCCTCCTGAAGCCAGACACGATACTCAGGTAACACCTGCGCTGGTTCGGGGATATTCTGGTGGGAATTACTGGTGTTCCAGGGTTTTACAGCAGTTTCTAGCCGTTCCCCAATGGCGATCGCCGCCTCCAAGGCCGCTAACCATAAGCCCCCACAATAGGCACTAATCCCCTGCAAACGCCAATCATCAAAGGTCTGATCCGGTGCGCCACCATTTTCGGGAATAGAATCCCCATCCGTATCAAAGCTTTTCAGATAGGCGATCGCCTGAACCACCCCCTGCCAACAGTCTTGTAAAAACTCAATATCTTTGGCTCCAGTAAACAAGAAATCTCGATAAACTTGCAACACAAAATCGCACGGTAAATCCTTCCAAAGATTACAATCCTGATAGCTCGTGTAATTCGTTTGAACCCAAGGATGTTCATTGGCCGCCCCCAAATCATGGGGCGTTGCCCCCACCGCCTTACGAATTGCAGCCGCCCCATTATAGCCAATCACCCGGGGCGTTTCATCTCCCGTAGGAATGGCCCGCGCGAAGGAGCGAATCACCGATTTTTCCAACAGCGGCCAAAGTTTTAACAGCGCAAAAGACCCATACAAACGAACATCTAAACTTTCATACCAGCGGTAATCAAAACTCTCTAAAACCCCAAAATGTCCCTTCGGTTCGTCCTGATTTGCTGTCGTCCATAAACTGCCCCCACTACTAAGGTCATACAGTTCATTAAACAAGGCCATTTTGAACCAACCCGGCAGGGACTCATCCTCTAAAATCGGCATTTGCCAATCCACGATCGCCTCCTTCCACATATCCGAATGCTTCAGGGCCGTGCGAATCATCGACCAACTATTTTGCCCATTGCGACCAAAAAAGTCCGTATAGCGGCGATAGGCTGTAATTCCAGCAGCAAACTCCGTAATCGGGAAATCCCAGGCCAAAATAAAGGGAATCTTGCGGGTTTTGCCTGGACGCACCGTAAAGCGCACCGCGATCGCTGCCCCAATCCGTTCCCCCGCCACCGCCGGGGTTTCATCCTCCCAATTCTCTAAACTCCCATCTTCGGCAAAGGAGCGCCAAATTTCCGAGCCATCTCCCGCCGGATTCCAGCGAGAATGATAAAACACCTTCACCGCCGGATTCGTTACCGTCGCCAGGGCAAATTGCCCCTCTCCCTCGGCGATCGCCTCATGCCCCATGGCCCCAGAATTGAGCAAACAGCCCAGACGGGAAAAATCCTCTAACCAACGGTTCACATTCCCCTGAGAGTCACCCCAGCGGGACTGATAATCATAAACTGGACTGCCATCATCCCGTACCCGCACCTCCGGGGATTTCAGAGTATTCGTAAACCAACCGGCGATATTTTCCCAAGTTAATAAAATGCTCAACGTAATTGGCGCATCGGTGGGATTATGAGCCGTCCATTCAAAAATCGCCAGGGGATAACTGGTTTCTTGATAATTATCAGGAATAATCGGCGAGAACTGCTCACAAGTCAAATAACAGTTAAACACCCGCTCATACACCGACCAACTGCGGGGATAGAGAGCATGATAGGTTCCCGTGGACTCTCCCGCCTCCGTTTCAGCCGGATACCAAGTCCAACTGCTTAAGGTTCCATCCTCCGGGGGAACCGTCGAGAGAGCATAGGCCTGCCGTTGTCCCCCTTCGGTTTCCTCATACACCGAGAACTGACAACCTGGGAGGGGTTTAAAGATATGTTCCCCCCCATCGAGATGCCAAAGATTAAACGTTCCCTGGGGCGATCGCCCAATCGCACCCGCCCCAAACCCTCCCAGGGGCATTCCATGATCCGGGCCATCATCGAGATTACTGGCATAACGGACGCGATAGGGATTCTCCCAGCCCTGTCCCAGAGGGCGTTGCCAGGTATGGGGAGGAATTGGGGGATGAGTTGGATAGTGAATTGGCATACCGTCAGTTCAGGAAAACGAAAACAGGACTTAAGGACGTCGGGTGGTTCGCGGTTGTCCGATGGTGGTGATATACAGCACCGCTTCATCGGGGGGAATCCCCAGCACATCATTGACATGATCATCAAAAAAGCCAGCAATCCCACTCACACCCAGGCGCAGATACGTTGCCGCTAAATTCAGACGTTGCCCAAGATGACCCGCATCCAAATGTAAATAACGATAGGCGCGATCGCCCCAGCGAGCAATAGCCCCCTGCAAATCCGCCGTATGGAACAACACCATCGCCGCATCTCGCCCTAAATCTTGGCCCAAACAGAGAAAATGCAGTTCACGGCGGAAGTTTTTAAAGCGAATTTGCCGCAATTCCTGGGCTTGAGGCGCATAGTAATAACAGCCATCATCCAATCCCGCCACCGCTGTTGTGGCGATAAAGGTTTGAATCAGACTGCGATCGCACAAATCGGGCTGTTCCCACTCCTGAGCCGCCGAATCTGCCGAAGGATTGCCACTAAGCTGGCCCAGGGGTTGCGGCTGATAGGCAAAATTCAACAACGCCTTCACCTGCTCTAACTCAATCTCAGCACCTCCGTCATAGGCCCGTGTTGAACGGCGTTGCAGCAACGTCGCCTCTAGAGCCTTTCCTCCTACCCCCCAATCCAGAGGAGAACTGGCGGTACTCACCTTGGTGCAAAAGGGAAAGTTATATTTATCCTCAATGCCCTGAGAACTCAACTGAGACTCCGATTCAGCACTAGAGGCAGAACTAGACTCAGGAGCGCCCTCAATGGCGCTGGCCTGGTGTAAATATCCCAGGAGAGAACCATCGGGTAACTCTGGATAATCGAGATCCGCATCGGACGCTAACGCCGTCGTTAAGGGGAGTTCAAGGGCTGCATTTTGCCGTTCCTGAAGGGCTACAACGGCGATCGCCCCCTCCTCTTCTGGATTAAGATACAGCAACTCATTCACCGCCCCATCATTAAACCCAGCAATCAGGTAAGGGCGATAATCCGTCAACGCCGCCGCCAGATCCAAATTTCCCAACAGATGCCCCGTATCCAAATGAATGCGGCGGTAGGCTCGATCCTGATAGCGCCAGGAAGAGCGGAAAAACACCGCCGTCGTCACAATCACAAACGGAGCTTCCTTCAGCGCCGGATGCCCGAAACAGGCCGCCTCCAGAGCCTCACCGGGGTCACCATCCCAGAACTGCACCAGGCTATGATCCCGCACCTGGTAGTTGTAGCGACCTGCGGGCAAATCGTCACCCCCACGAGACAGCACATACACTTCCGCCGGATAGAGTCCCCCCGCTGAGGGAGACGCTCGTAGCAATAAATCCTGTTGAGCAATTTGAGGAATCCGAGCCGTCACCCCATAGGTGCAGTACAGCAGATGAGATAACCGCGAAAGCACCGTTTGGCGATCGCCGATATGGGGTTTTAAATCAATACGAGTCCCAATGGGATAATCCTTAAAGGGAACCGGTGGGCGATCCCAATCGACATTAGGAACCCGTTGATTGATGGTCTTCGGGTCATATTTGGTGCGCTCATGATAGAGCTTAGCGATGGAAAACTTCTGTCTCGTCATACCTTACAGATTTATAATGGACAATTGATAATGGGCAACTCATTATGTTCGCAAGCCTTATATGACCTTATTTTTACTTTGGCTGTATGTCCTAACTCAACTGTCTCTAAAGCTAAAAAATATATAAATTAAAAAACAAGAGAGACAAGATTAGATTAAGGGGAAGTATCTTGTAATTGTAAAGCTTCCTCACTGTTAGAGACCTCCTCATAGACATCCTCCAGGGTTCCCCCATCCATGAGCTTGCGCCTCCAGGTCTCTAAGCCACTCTCATCCACATCTCGTCCTAGAATAGCCTGATACATCCCATTAATCCGAGTCCTCACCTCCTCCCCATAGACCAAGGTGCGCCGAAATTCCGTCACAGACAGTCCCGCCAGAATCGCATGAGACCAATGTTCTAGCTCCCGTTCCGTGGCCGTGCGTTGCAGCAGATCCCGGTAAATGCGGTTAATCTCCGGGTAATAATCCGACGCATCCGGGGGGACACGACTGCGGAGATAGGTTTGCCAATCGAGATCGGACTGAGGCTGGGTATAATACCGTAGCCAATCCCGGTCAAAACAGAGCGTATAGTCATCCGTGCGTCGGCATGACTCCTGACCATTTGCCCGGGGAGCGATCGCCGCTAAAATCGTTAAGGTCGCGATCGCGAAGACCATTGAAGCCCGATATCGACCGTCCTTTCGAGAAGAATCCATGAAGTCCTACCTTGCTGCGGCAATTCAAATGACGAGCGTGCCAGATCTCCATCAAAACTTGGCACAAGCTGAAGAATTAATCGACCTTGCCGTGCGCCGAGGAGCCGAACTGATCGGATTGCCGGAAAACTTCTCCTTCCTCGGAGAAGAAGCCGACAAAATCGCCCAAGCGC contains these protein-coding regions:
- a CDS encoding SagB/ThcOx family dehydrogenase, which translates into the protein MTRQKFSIAKLYHERTKYDPKTINQRVPNVDWDRPPVPFKDYPIGTRIDLKPHIGDRQTVLSRLSHLLYCTYGVTARIPQIAQQDLLLRASPSAGGLYPAEVYVLSRGGDDLPAGRYNYQVRDHSLVQFWDGDPGEALEAACFGHPALKEAPFVIVTTAVFFRSSWRYQDRAYRRIHLDTGHLLGNLDLAAALTDYRPYLIAGFNDGAVNELLYLNPEEEGAIAVVALQERQNAALELPLTTALASDADLDYPELPDGSLLGYLHQASAIEGAPESSSASSAESESQLSSQGIEDKYNFPFCTKVSTASSPLDWGVGGKALEATLLQRRSTRAYDGGAEIELEQVKALLNFAYQPQPLGQLSGNPSADSAAQEWEQPDLCDRSLIQTFIATTAVAGLDDGCYYYAPQAQELRQIRFKNFRRELHFLCLGQDLGRDAAMVLFHTADLQGAIARWGDRAYRYLHLDAGHLGQRLNLAATYLRLGVSGIAGFFDDHVNDVLGIPPDEAVLYITTIGQPRTTRRP
- a CDS encoding bile acid beta-glucosidase, translated to MPIHYPTHPPIPPHTWQRPLGQGWENPYRVRYASNLDDGPDHGMPLGGFGAGAIGRSPQGTFNLWHLDGGEHIFKPLPGCQFSVYEETEGGQRQAYALSTVPPEDGTLSSWTWYPAETEAGESTGTYHALYPRSWSVYERVFNCYLTCEQFSPIIPDNYQETSYPLAIFEWTAHNPTDAPITLSILLTWENIAGWFTNTLKSPEVRVRDDGSPVYDYQSRWGDSQGNVNRWLEDFSRLGCLLNSGAMGHEAIAEGEGQFALATVTNPAVKVFYHSRWNPAGDGSEIWRSFAEDGSLENWEDETPAVAGERIGAAIAVRFTVRPGKTRKIPFILAWDFPITEFAAGITAYRRYTDFFGRNGQNSWSMIRTALKHSDMWKEAIVDWQMPILEDESLPGWFKMALFNELYDLSSGGSLWTTANQDEPKGHFGVLESFDYRWYESLDVRLYGSFALLKLWPLLEKSVIRSFARAIPTGDETPRVIGYNGAAAIRKAVGATPHDLGAANEHPWVQTNYTSYQDCNLWKDLPCDFVLQVYRDFLFTGAKDIEFLQDCWQGVVQAIAYLKSFDTDGDSIPENGGAPDQTFDDWRLQGISAYCGGLWLAALEAAIAIGERLETAVKPWNTSNSHQNIPEPAQVLPEYRVWLQEAKPRYHNTLWNGRYYRLDSESGSEVVMADQLCGQFYAQLLGLEDIVPRNCADLALKTVYESCFVQFNQGLETPIGAANGVMLDGSPEDPQATHPLEVWTGINFGIGAFLVLMGLKTEALMMTEAVVRQIYEGGLQFRTPEAITAARTFRAGHYLRAMAIWAMYEVWCRDDSLRGR
- a CDS encoding DUF4214 domain-containing protein — encoded protein: MDSSRKDGRYRASMVFAIATLTILAAIAPRANGQESCRRTDDYTLCFDRDWLRYYTQPQSDLDWQTYLRSRVPPDASDYYPEINRIYRDLLQRTATERELEHWSHAILAGLSVTEFRRTLVYGEEVRTRINGMYQAILGRDVDESGLETWRRKLMDGGTLEDVYEEVSNSEEALQLQDTSP